One segment of Panicum virgatum strain AP13 chromosome 3K, P.virgatum_v5, whole genome shotgun sequence DNA contains the following:
- the LOC120700264 gene encoding protein NRT1/ PTR FAMILY 2.9-like produces the protein METNSSKPKHGKPYAVAVAEEDATNSNNKMIKKNLSDDDEAAAGEPEQKYRGWKAMPYVIGNETCEKLGTIGTTANLLVYLTTVYAIKSASAATLLSLWGGTVNLAPVLGAFLSDAYLGRYATIALASIASFLGMILLTLTAAVPSLHPHGAAAGPSASHMAALLASLALLAIGAGGIRPCNLAFGADQFDPRTPAGRRGINSFFNWYYFTFTIAMMVSATVIIYLQSNVSWALGLAVPATLMGLSCALFFMGTRLYVRVRPEGSPFTSFAQVLVAAYRKRRLVSPSEGELFDPPHRSSLVSKIAYTDQFVCLDKGAVLTPDDELTAGGAASANPWRLCTVQQVEEVKCLVRLLPVWSTGIVYYIALTNLGNYNVLQAMQTDRRLGRSGFQIPAGSFVVFNMLALTVWLPVYDGVVVPALRRVTKREGGVTQLQRMGAGIALSVATMVVAAAVERHRRRAGDAASCFLLVPQQMLAGLSEAFAVIGQVDFYYKQFPENMRSVAGALLFLGFAVASYASGLMVTVVHRTTGGSGGRPDWLTQDLNQGRLDLYYLLIAGMAAVNLVYFVACARWYRFKQSDAGAAVELEEKDGKVVVATAGAAAPPPPPPV, from the exons atGGAGACCAACAGCAGTAAGCCCAAGCACGGGAAGCCgtacgccgtcgccgtcgccgaggaaGATGCTACTAATAGCAATAACAAGATGATAAAGAAGAACCTctccgatgacgacgaggccgccgccggcgagccggagCAGAAGTACCGAGGGTGGAAGGCCATGCCTTACGTCATAG gGAACGAGACGTGCGAGAAGCTTGGCACCATCGGCACGACGGCCAACCTGCTGGTCTACCTCACCACCGTCTACGCCATCAAgagcgccagcgccgccacgctGCTCAGCCTCTGGGGCGGCACCGTCAACCTTGCCCCCGTCCTCGGCGCCTTCCTCAGCGACGCCTACCTCGGCCGCTACGCCACCATCGCCCTCGCCTCCATCGCCTCCTTCCTCGGCATGATCCTCCTCAccctcaccgccgccgtcccctcccTCCACCCgcacggcgccgcggcggggcccTCCGCGTCCCACATGGCCGCGCTCCTCGCCTCCCTGGCGCTGCTCGccatcggcgccggcggcatccGCCCCTGCAACCTCGCCTTCGGCGCCGACCAGTTCGACCCCCgcacgcccgccggccgccggggcatCAACAGCTTCTTCAACTGGTACTACTTCACCTTCACCATCGCCATGATGGTCTCCGCCACCGTCATCATCTACCTCCAGAGCAACGTCAGCTGGGCGCTGGGCCTCGCCGTCCCGGCCACGCTCATGGGCCTCTCCTGCGCGCTCTTCTTCATGGGCACCCGCCTCTACGTCCGCGTCCGCCCCGAGGGAAGCCCCTTCACCAGCTTCGCCCAGgtcctcgtcgccgcctacCGCAAGCGCCGCCTCGTGTCCCCCAGCGAGGGCGAGCTCTTCGACCCGCCGCACCGGAGCAGCCTGGTGTCCAAGATCGCCTACACGGACCAGTTCGTGTGCCTGGACAAGGGGGCCGTGCTGACCCCCGACGACGAGctcacggccggcggcgccgcgtcgGCGAACCCGTGGCGGCTGTGCACGGTGCAGCAGGTGGAGGAGGTCAAGTGCCTGGTGCGGCTGCTCCCGGTGTGGTCGACGGGGATCGTCTACTACATCGCGCTCACCAACCTGGGCAACTACAACGTGCTCCAGGCGATGCAGACGGACCGGCGCCTCGGGCGGTCGGGGTTCCAGATCCCGGCGGGCTCCTTCGTCGTGTTCAACATGCTGGCGCTGACGGTGTGGCTCCCCGTGTACGACGGCGTGGTGGTGCCGGCGCTGCGGCGGGTGACCAAGCGCGAGGGCGGCGTGACCCAGCTGCAGCGGATGGGCGCCGGCATCGCGCTGTCCGTCGCCaccatggtggtggcggcggcggtggagcggcaccggcggcgggcgggggacGCCGCGTCGTGCTTCCTGCTGGTGCCGCAGCAGATGCTGGCGGGGCTGTCGGAGGCGTTCGCGGTGATCGGGCAGGTGGACTTCTACTACAAGCAGTTCCCGGAGAACATGCGCAGCGTGGCCGGCGCGCTGCTGTTCCTGGGCTTCGCCGTGGCCAGCTACGCCAGCGGGCTCATGGTCACGGTGGTGCACCGGACAACGGgggggagcggcgggcggccggactGGCTGACGCAGGACCTCAACCAGGGGCGCCTCGACCTCTACTACCTGCTCATCGCGGGCATGGCCGCCGTCAACCTCGTCTACTTCGTGGCGTGCGCGCGCTGGTACAGGTTCAAGCAGTCggatgccggcgccgccgtggagctggAGGAGAAGGACGGCAAGGTCGTTGTTGCTactgctggcgccgccgcacctccacctccacctccagtTTGA